GTTGGAATCCTGATCCACAATCTTTCTTGATCATTCTTCCATAGCTTCATAACCTTTTCGAAAGCATGATCAAGCTAATTCCATGATCATGCTTTCAGACAATGCTGCTCTACCACGCTAATTAATGTCGTAGGTAATAGCATTGAGAAACAGATATGGAAATTGCCGCCTTTCTAAGTCGAAGTAACAGCTCCCGTAAATTATGGCCATATTCTAATCGTTCCGGCACTTCACATAGTTTACATTGTAAATAAGTGATGCTGTAACAATTTAAAAATCTGCTAGTTTTTGACTAATTCTCCTGTTGAAATCGTCATGCTCTAAGTCACAATTTGAATAAAAAGACGTGAATAGCTCATAAAGTGCTCTTTATTAATATTAGATATCCGTACAGCTATTTGTTGATTATGGTTGATTATGCTGTACAATTAAGTCTGCATCATTAACAACGGATTTTGGCAATGAAGAGAGAACAGACTATTCAAAATCTCTATCAACTCGCTGAGCAGACTCAACAAGTTCAGGCTGATAGGATTGAAATTGTTTTAGAAGAACGTAGTGACGATCACTTTCCCGCGATGTCAAAAGCATTGATGGAAACTCGTTCTGGTCTCACTCGAAGAAAGCTTGATGAAGCGATCGGAAAACTTGAATCGAAAGGGCATCAATTTACCAAGAATAACGCCAATCATTACTCTATATCCTTAACAGAAGCTCATATGATTATGGAAGCCGCAGGCGTTCCAAAATTTTATGAACGTAAAAAGAATGGCGGTAATAAGCCTTGGATTATTAACGTTCAAAACCAGAAGGGTGGTACTGGCAAATCGATGACCGCTGTACACCTTGCTGCATGTATGGCTTTAAATTTGGACAAACGCTATAGAATTTGTCTAATCGACCTCGATCCCCAGGGCTCCCTACGATTGTTTTTGAACCCACAAATCAGTGTTACCGAGCATGAAAATATATACTCTGCTGTAGATGTCATGCTTGATAATCTACCTGAAGAGGTCACTGTCGATAAAGAGTTTTTACATAAGAACGTATTGTTGCCGACCCAATATCCTAACCTAAAGACGGTATCTGCATTCCCTGAAGACGCAATGTTCAACGCTGAGGCTTGGCAACATTTATCTCAAGATCAATCATTGGATATTGTTAAGTTATTAAAAGAAAAGCTTATCGATAAGATTTCTGGCGACTTTGATGTCATCATGATTGATACCGGACCACACGTAGACCCACTAGTGTGGAATGCTATGTATGCGTCAAATGCTTTGTTAATACCCTGTGCGGCTAAACGTCTCGATTGGGCTTCGACAGTTAACTTTTTTCAACACTTACCTACCGTTTATGAAATGTTTCCAGACGACTGGAAAGGACTCGAGTTTGTAAGGTTGATGCCGACAATGTTCGAAGATGACAACAAGAAGCAAGTGTCTGTATTAACTGAAATGAATTATTTGTTAGGTGATCAAGTTATGATGGCAACGATTCCTCGAAGTCGAGCATTTGAAACTTGTGCAGATACCTACAGCACGGTATTCGATCTCACGACTAGTGATTTCGAAGGAGGAAAGAAAACTTTGGCGACGGCTCAAGACGCGGTACAAAAAAGTGCACTAGAGTTAGAGCGTGTTCTTCATAGCAATTGGCTGTCACTAAACAAAGGGTAATAAGTTAAATGACAATTAAAACGTCTGAATTGAACGCAAAGTTATTTGGTAAAGCGAACAAGCGTCGCGCAACTACACCCCAAGAAGCCAGAAGTGCAGTAAAGGCACAGACACAGGTCATCGAGCTTGATGTCGCTGGCGAGCAGACTGTGTCTTTTGAGTTGTTCCGAATACCTGCAAACAAGATTGAAGAGCAGACCGTTGTATTTTCTCAAAATGCGCGTGAGCAATCTTTTCTTAACGAGCACGCATTGTCTGATGTATTGGTGACTCTTAAAGAAAGAGGGCAACAATATCCGGCGGTAGGACGTAAAACTAGCGATGGAAAGATTGAAGTCTTAGATGGTAGCCGCCGTCGAATGTCTTGTATTATCGCTGAGCAGGACTTTCTTGTTTACGTTGCCGACAATATCAATACTCACCATGCTAAGTTTTTGTCTGATGTTGCAAATGCTCACAAGCCTTTGTCTCTATACGAGAAAGGTAAAGAAATGCAGGCTAAGTTGGACAGTGGCGAAGCAGAAGATCAAAAAGCATTAGCTAAGATGTTCCAATGTAGTGAAGCTCTAGTGAGTGGTGCGCTTAAAGCTGCGTCTTTGCCTTTGCCTTTGTTACAAGCGTATCCCAATGTTGGCGATTTAGGCCGTCCGACTATTGTTAAACTGCATAAGCAATTCAATGAGCTTACCAACGCAAATCAAGCCAAATTGCTTGAGAAGTGCCAGTCGGAAAAAGGCGCAGTTTGGCAACGTAGCTCAACTCAAGGAGTCGCAAGGCTTACTAAAGAAGTCTCTGAATCTATTGAATCTTGGATTCAGCAGCTTGCGCCGAAGAAAAGTGCAGCGAGTAGCAAAGTTGATTTTATAAAAGGTCGTGCGAGTTACAGTCGCAGTGGTGCAAACTTATCACTGAACCTTAAAAAGGTCGACGATGAAATGATGCAAGAGATACTGTCTTTTATCGAAGAAAAGCTACAGTAAACTCGTTGGTAAAAATATAAAGCCGCATTTCGCGGCTTTTTTTAGGTTGTGATAAAATTGCTAAATGACTCTTTGAGCGATCACTCATGAATAACATCAAATCTTTTCTTTCCAAACTTAGCATGTCTCTTATCCAAACCAATCAGCGATACGGCCTAACGTTATCGGGGTCGGAGGTTTGGAAAGGCGACACTATCGACCTGCTAATTCAGTTAATTAAATCTAGCCACTCATCTCGCGTGATTCAGCTCGGTGGCCCTGAATTGAAATCTATCGATCATCATGTGCATTACAAGAAAGGTGCTCAGTTACTAGGACAAGAGTGCTCGCTACTAGTCTGTGATTTTGAATCTGGGTTTGACGCAAATAGTTTCAATAGTGCATTGGGCGCTTTGGTTGGAGGAGGGATACTCATTATTTTGTCTTCTCCAACATCAAGCGGTGATTTAGCAATTAAGTGGTTACAAAGTCATTTAAATATGCTGTTACGCATAGAAGAAAATGAGGCTCTACCTAAGTTACCTGTTTTTGAATCGCACCGCTCAGCGAATCTTTATCTTCAGCAAAACGAAGCCGTTAACAATGTAATCAAAGTTGTCGAAGGACATAGGAAAAGGCCGCTATTGTTAACGGCGGACCGAGGGCGTGGCAAAAGCAGCGCATTGGGGATTGCAGCGGCAGAGTTGATGCAAAAAAGAAATATACGCATTGCAGTAACTGCCCCTAGCGTAAAATCTGTTGCTCCTGTTTTCCAACATGCTGCACGTTTGTTGAATGTACAAAGCCAGAAGAACTATGAACTGGAGTATGAACGCTCACAGTTAATATTTGCTTCTCCGGATGATGTGGTAAAAGGGTATGTTTCATGTGACGTTTTGTTTGTGGACGAAGCATCGGCGATTCCTATCAGCATGCTTAAAAAAATGGTGAATCAATATAGCCGTCTAGTTTTGTCTACGACAATTCACGGCTATGAAGGCTGTGGTAGGGGGTTCACATTAAAGTTTGTGGAGTGGCTAAAACAAAGTAGACCTAATTATCGAGCTAAGCACTTAACTCAACCTATTCGGTGGGGAGAAAATGATTGGCTAGAATCTTGGCAATACAAGGCGTTTTTGTTGGATTCAGATGAAGTGGATACTAAACCTGTTTGTTTAGATACGATGCAAATATCTCAAGTAGATAAGTCAAAGCTGTTGCAGGAACCAGATTCTTTGCGTTCGTATTTTGCTTTATTGGTTAGTGCTCATTATCAGACATCTCCAAACGACTTATTCACATTGCTTTCCGATCCCGCGATTAAGTTATTTGTCGCCGAATGTCAGGGGAAACCTATAGCTTGCATGTTAGGAGTAGAGGAGGGTGGTTTAAGTGAAAAGGATGTGGAGCAAATTAAAACTGGCTTGCGTCGTCCAAAAGGTCATTTAGTTGCAACATCAATACTCAACTCTTTCGGTATTCAATGTGCCGCCACGCAGAAAAGTTTACGTCTAATGCGAGTTGCCGTTGATCCGAAATGTCAAAGGCAAGGTGTTGCATCTAAGATGCTCGACTATGCAAAACGTCTTGGTGGTTATGATTTTCTTTCAACTAGCTATGGGGCAACATTTGATTTACTGCGTTTTTGGCAGAAGAACGAGTTTCACCTCATTAAAGTGGGCAGTAAGCGAGACACAGCAAGTGGGTGCCATTCTGCTCTAATGGTGTTTTCAACTCGATCTAATTGGTTGAAGAAAGCCAATTTTGCTTTTACTAATTCTCTCACATACAACTTGATGGGCTATTTAAGAAACTTAGAAACAGACATTGCAAAAGAATTGGTGTTTCTGTCGGGTAGCCAAACTGTGTCAAAATTAGAGAAAGAGGTCGTTCACTTATATGTTCAAGGTGGCGCGTCTTTCGAAACCGCTGCAGCTCAAATAAGTTCAATGCTGTTTAGCTTGCCTTACGATCAACTCATCCAAGTTTCGGGCTTGTTGATTTCAAAAGTAGTACAACAACGCAGTTTCCAGTTTTGTGCAGAAACCTATGGCTTCACAGGAAGAAAGCAAATAGAGCTCGCCCTTAAGAGCGAACTTCGTATCATTGAATCTCAGTTTACACTGTAAATTCAACTATTATGTCTTGGCTGAGGTTGTGCCAACTATTTCAACTTTGGTCTATAGTCAAACCTCGAATGAACAGCCTTACCTACTATTTAGAGTTAATTTA
This genomic stretch from Vibrio marisflavi CECT 7928 harbors:
- a CDS encoding ParA family protein, which translates into the protein MKREQTIQNLYQLAEQTQQVQADRIEIVLEERSDDHFPAMSKALMETRSGLTRRKLDEAIGKLESKGHQFTKNNANHYSISLTEAHMIMEAAGVPKFYERKKNGGNKPWIINVQNQKGGTGKSMTAVHLAACMALNLDKRYRICLIDLDPQGSLRLFLNPQISVTEHENIYSAVDVMLDNLPEEVTVDKEFLHKNVLLPTQYPNLKTVSAFPEDAMFNAEAWQHLSQDQSLDIVKLLKEKLIDKISGDFDVIMIDTGPHVDPLVWNAMYASNALLIPCAAKRLDWASTVNFFQHLPTVYEMFPDDWKGLEFVRLMPTMFEDDNKKQVSVLTEMNYLLGDQVMMATIPRSRAFETCADTYSTVFDLTTSDFEGGKKTLATAQDAVQKSALELERVLHSNWLSLNKG
- a CDS encoding ParB/RepB/Spo0J family partition protein codes for the protein MTIKTSELNAKLFGKANKRRATTPQEARSAVKAQTQVIELDVAGEQTVSFELFRIPANKIEEQTVVFSQNAREQSFLNEHALSDVLVTLKERGQQYPAVGRKTSDGKIEVLDGSRRRMSCIIAEQDFLVYVADNINTHHAKFLSDVANAHKPLSLYEKGKEMQAKLDSGEAEDQKALAKMFQCSEALVSGALKAASLPLPLLQAYPNVGDLGRPTIVKLHKQFNELTNANQAKLLEKCQSEKGAVWQRSSTQGVARLTKEVSESIESWIQQLAPKKSAASSKVDFIKGRASYSRSGANLSLNLKKVDDEMMQEILSFIEEKLQ
- a CDS encoding GNAT family N-acetyltransferase is translated as MNNIKSFLSKLSMSLIQTNQRYGLTLSGSEVWKGDTIDLLIQLIKSSHSSRVIQLGGPELKSIDHHVHYKKGAQLLGQECSLLVCDFESGFDANSFNSALGALVGGGILIILSSPTSSGDLAIKWLQSHLNMLLRIEENEALPKLPVFESHRSANLYLQQNEAVNNVIKVVEGHRKRPLLLTADRGRGKSSALGIAAAELMQKRNIRIAVTAPSVKSVAPVFQHAARLLNVQSQKNYELEYERSQLIFASPDDVVKGYVSCDVLFVDEASAIPISMLKKMVNQYSRLVLSTTIHGYEGCGRGFTLKFVEWLKQSRPNYRAKHLTQPIRWGENDWLESWQYKAFLLDSDEVDTKPVCLDTMQISQVDKSKLLQEPDSLRSYFALLVSAHYQTSPNDLFTLLSDPAIKLFVAECQGKPIACMLGVEEGGLSEKDVEQIKTGLRRPKGHLVATSILNSFGIQCAATQKSLRLMRVAVDPKCQRQGVASKMLDYAKRLGGYDFLSTSYGATFDLLRFWQKNEFHLIKVGSKRDTASGCHSALMVFSTRSNWLKKANFAFTNSLTYNLMGYLRNLETDIAKELVFLSGSQTVSKLEKEVVHLYVQGGASFETAAAQISSMLFSLPYDQLIQVSGLLISKVVQQRSFQFCAETYGFTGRKQIELALKSELRIIESQFTL